A genome region from Gigantopelta aegis isolate Gae_Host chromosome 3, Gae_host_genome, whole genome shotgun sequence includes the following:
- the LOC121367957 gene encoding protein mono-ADP-ribosyltransferase PARP3-like gives MPPKRKAPAAKTKAGGKKAKKTVPEEPSVSTTKDAITKLKTQSNKKSTHKPDKVCPVAASTEVYDDYDCMLNQTNIGHNNNKYYVIQVLKHPTAAQYYSWNRWGRVGEKGSNSLKGPFKDADAAIKDFEKKFKDKTRNSWSERDKFTPMAGKYTLIEMADEEEDEVDAPKVDISGKKVVPSKLDKTTQQLISLIFDHDMFNSTMKSFDIDVKKMPLGKLSKIQIAKGFEVLEKIEDELKKSKPNNKTLMELSSKFYTVIPHDFGRMVPPVINTSESLQKKMDMLAVLGDIEIATSLEKDQEKAIAAGVKDEMVPNPLDINYKLLMCGLELVNPKSKEFQIISKYTDNTIGYRKVKIRHVWKVNRDGEDKKFKAHDKIPDRKLLWHGTSVAVVAAILKSGLRIMPHSGGRVGKGIYFASENGKSAGYVGVVNKTGIMFLNEVVLGKEKHITMDDSSLTAAPKGYDCVVAKGIQEPDPKQDTAITIDGKKVVVPQGKPVKQSAFSGSHFSQSEYLIYKENQNRIRYLLLMDFAY, from the exons ATGCCACCTAAAAGAAAAGCACCAGCGGCCAAGACCAAAGCTGGGGGCAAAAAGGCTAAAAAGACTGTGCCCGAGGAGCCGTCTGTGTCAACGACGAAGGATGCCATCACAAAACTGAAGACTCAGTCTAACAAGAAATCCACACACAAACCAGACAAGGTTTGTCCCGTGGCTGCAAGCACTGAG GTCTACGACGATTATGACTGCATGCTGAATCAGACGAACATCggccacaacaacaacaagtacTACGTGATCCAAGTGTTGAAACATCCGACAGCGGCACAGTACTATTCCTGGAACCGATGGGGAAGAGTG GGTGAGAAAGGAAGTAACAGCTTAAAGGGACCCTTTAAAGATGCGGATGCCGCCATCAAAGACTTTGAGAAGAAGTTCAAAGATAAAACTAGGAACAGTTGGTCAGAACGAGACAAATTTACTCCCATGGCTGGCAAGTACACCCTCATTGAGATGGCCGATGAGGAAGAGGACGAGGTCGATGCT cCTAAGGTAGATATTTCTGGAAAGAAAGTAGTACCCAGCAAGCTAGACAAAACAACTCAACAGCTTATTAGTCTGATCTTTGACCACGACATGTTCAATTCTACCATGAAGAGCTTTGACATTGATGTCAAGAAAATGCCACTGGGAAAACTCAGCAAGATTCAGATTGCTAAGGGGTTTGAGGTCTTGGAAAAAATCGAAGACGAACTGAAGAAATCCAAGCCTAACAATAAGACCTTAATGGAGTTGTCCTCAAAGTTCTACACAGTTATTCCCCATGATTTTGGACGCATGGTCCCTCCAGTAATTAATACTTCCGAAAGCCTTCAGAAGAAGATGGACATGTTGgca GTTCTTGGAGATATTGAAATTGCTACAAGTTTGGAGAAGGACCAAGAAAAAGCCATTGCCGCTGGG GTTAAAGATGAGATGGTGCCAAATCCACTGGATATCAACTACAAACTGCTGATGTGTGGGTTGGAACTTGTTAATCCAAAATCAAAGGAATTTcag ATCATCTCGAAGTACACTGATAACACCATAGGTTATCGGAAAGTGAAAATTAGACACGTGTGGAAAGTCAACCGTGATGGAGAG gaTAAGAAGTTCAAGGCACATGATAAAATACCTGATCGAAAGCTGTTGTGGCATGGTACATCAGTGGCTGTAGTGGCAGCTATTTTGAAGAGTGGATTGCGTATTATGCCTCACAGTGGCGGCAGAGTGGGAAAAGGGATATACTTTGCTTCTGAAAATGGGAAGTCTGCTGGTTATG tggGTGTGGTGAATAAAACTGGAATCATGTTTCTCAATGAAGTGGTGCTGGGTAAAGAAAAGCACATCACAATGGATGATAGCTCCCTTACTGCAGCACCAAAAGGCTATGACTGTGTTGTCGCCAAGGGAATACAAGAACCAG ATCCCAAGCAGGACACTGCTATAACAATAGATGGCAAGAAGGTAGTAGTCCCACAAGGCAAGCCTGTTAAACAGTCTGCATTCTCAGGCAGTCATTTTTCACAGAGCGAGTACCTCATCTATAAAGAAAATCAGAACCGGATCCGGTATTTGCTTCTGATGGATTTTGCTTACTAA